The region aaagtcgAATCTATCCTAGATCTATTTGTAAATtcattcacttgtgacgtttataATATGATCtatctaaattttatttaaatttatgtaaataacatatatattgaaaacatatattgagttatatgattTAATGATAGATGGTTAAAGAAAATGATATCCTTTTGGTGCATCTACTGGTTTCTCCTCTATACCTTGCTTGCTTCCTCATGTTggaaattaatataatattgacTAAGAAACCGAAATGGAAGGAGAAAGAAAGGTTGAATTTTCAAATAAGCACAATTTATAGGTGCCATGGAAAATGTCTACACTCCATACTCCACACGccatcttttcctttttcttataaaCGCTATTGAAGAGATAAATAAGAGACGTActcttttttataaataaacattaaactcTGAGTCTCGAgagtttaatgtttatttataaaaaagagTACAACTTATGAATTTGAATGTAAAATATAAAGATcagattattaaaatattaattgtaataAAGGGGTAATATTCAGTACATTGCAGGTAGGGTCAAGGGTTGACAAGTGTTCTATAGAGtgtagtaaaatattaaaaaaataaatattatttttaaaaaataaagatgcATACCAATTTTTTAAAgctatttgtaaaataaaataaaaaatacactaTACCAAATACTAGTCCTTCTATAAATAGTTATAAAAGTGTGTAAAACTACTTGAGTTTTACAACAATATAAGTGAACCTCTCCCTATTTTATATAATAGGATAAATtattatctatactattatttaagtgtgGGATTGAGTTGATGCCACGAGTCAACTTAACACCAACTCAGCCTAggtaattattaatataaatttaaataaattatattatcatgAGAGTACTTTtgtctttttaaaaataaaagattaacgATTCGTATATTATTATCTAAGTCTGTGACTAAGTTGATGTCACGAGTTAACTCGACaccaacttaataataataatacaaattatttttgtgtagaaaaataaaaccaaaatttgaGCATTTAAATTAACAAAGCTAGAAAGTCAATTACATtatcaaaacacaaaatataaaataataataataataataattattattattattataaagaaattagttaaaaaaaagaaCTCAGAAGTTTTATGATTTTGTAAAACTCAGCGTTTTTCCTTAGCTGTGTCCGTCGCATATCTTCTCTTCTCAGGCAAATTACACGCTGCTGTTTCGTTTCCTCTCTTAaatctctctttctctctccctTTCAAAAATTGCGCTCAAATCTTATTCCTCTTCGCAGGGTCTTGGCTTAAGGTATGGCATCCTCTTTATGTTCATTTAaagctctctttttttcttcttgttctttacTTGTCCACATTTTAACCGATAATTTTGGCAATTCCctagaattttgatttaatttttgtactgTTGAATACCCTTTTGTTCTTTGTGCTGAATTAGTGGTGGGTTTTATCTGAAAGTGAAGCAGCGTTGGTTATACAAGTTTCTTTCGGTTCATATGCCTGAAATTTTAtgcctttctttgtttctttacttttaattttttttctgggTTTGGGATTAAGTTGAAGTGAATTTCAAGTATCTTTTGTCTGTGATGATGTAATTCTATCGATTCAGGGCAATGAAAATGTAATCTGGTGCCACGTTTTGTTTGTAAATGTGTTTGATTCTTATGCTTGTTGTTTTTGGAAATGTGTGCCCATTTATACTATCAAGTCAGGGTTTTGGTGTGGATGATATTTCAATGTTAGGAAATGGTTGCCTCTATCTTCTTTGAAGTTGCCTGTGCTTCATGTCAATTTGATACTTGAACACTGTAAAGATAATATGCAAGTATGTCAATTATAGCTTCTGTAAGAGGTTAATTGCAATATCATTTCAGATTTTTATGTTGGGTTTATGTTTGAGCCAAATTTCATGAAATACATGATAAGTTATTGACTTATCTTTTGTGGAGTTCAATACATTGTCCTTTTTAGGTAAGTCTCTGCAAGCAGTAgagaaaggttttttttttcagtcATTACAGTATCAGGCTCTCCAGCGCTGTAACTTATATGCATTTTTGTGTGGATGCATATTAACAGATGCATTGTAGTGTTAGGAATTCAGTTTTGTTCTTGCTTTTATTTCTTGGAGATTCCTTTAGAGTTTTCTCATCAGGCTATTGGCTTGAAGGATAAAAACTTTAGGGTTACCAGCAATGATAGGGGTGGAAAAAGTTTTAACAGTAAAATTTTGGATCAAGCTGGAACTCTGAAATTCATTGACTTGAGATTGTAGCTGGGCAGCGAATTTTACATTTATACAATGTGAGAATTGTAAGGGTCCcaataatgaatgtttgaaggtACTATTCATGGGCATCCTACTTTCTTAGAAGTTTCGAAGCAAGGCATGtgtttaatcaaaatttatgtcTTAGAGTATTCATTGTCAATGCTTAAATATTCCAAAACTTTGTTTCCTTCATTCTACCCCACTTATTTTGTCTGCATCCTTTATAAGCAATCTGGCTTCTTCTACCTTTCCATCTTCCGTCCCTTTCGTTAAGAAAATATCTTCTGTTTCTAGGAGAAATTCAATGTAACAGAAACCAAGAAATTTTATTGTGAAAGTATGACGTTAGTCCTGAACAAACAAACAGCTgtttgaaaacaaaaaagaaactcTATTTTTACTCCAAATTATGTAATGAGTTACCGATGCTTTGGTGGTGAATTTCTTTCACAGTGATTTCAATATCCTTTCAGTGTCTTATGGAGCACTTTTTCTTGTTtataggaaaatttttaaattgatgtaTGGTTTTGTTTCACCTTCATCTTACGTATGATTGCTACTTCTTTTTTCTCTGGTATTGGTGACATTGACTAACAGCATGATTTTCAATGATGTCATTGATGCTAATTGTGCTGCCAATGCTACTGAACACAAATATAgtggttatatttaaattatgatctAACTGGACATTGGTTAATGCATTACTTCTGAAGTTCAAAACTATTGATTTGGTGGTTCTTACACACAAGTTATAAATTTGCTCTTTCAGATTGCATATTCCACTGCTGAGGTTGATATAGTAAAAATTTGTCAGTGAAGAATTGTTGGATTCGATGAAACCTTGGTTAGCATGTCTGGATTAATTGAAGGTCTTCCAGATGCTGTTGCCCTTAGATGCCTAGCACGAGTTCCCTTCTACCTATATCCTAAGTTGGAGCTTGTTTCCCGTTCATGGAGAGCTGCCATTCGTGGCTCTGAGCTGTTCAAAGCTCGACAGGAGGTTGGCTCAGCAGAGGAACTTCTTTGTGTGTGTGCATACGATCCTGAGAATTTATGGCAGATGTATGATCCTCTCCGCGACCTTTGGATTACTCTTCCTGTCCTTCCCTCAAAGGTCAGGCACCTTGCCTACTTTGGTGTGGTCTCAACTGGTGGAAAACTGTATGTGCTTGGTGGTGGGAGTGATGATGTCGACCCATTAACTGGTGATCAAGATGGGAGTTTTGCAACTGATGAAGTTTGGTCATATGACCCTATAATGCGTCGGTGGGCTCAGCGTGCATCCATGGTCTTACCTCGTGCAATGTTTGCATGCTGTGTTTCGAAGGGAAAGATAATTGTTGCTGGTGGTTTCACCAGCTGCAGAAAATCTATCTCTCAAGCAGAAATGTATGATCCTGAGAAGGATGTCTGGATTCCAATACCTGATCTCCACCGCACACACAATTCAGCATGCTCAGGATTAGTTATCGGAGGGAAGGTGCATGTCCTTCACAAGGGGTTGTCAACAGTGCAAGTCCTGGACCACATAGGTTCTGGGTGGACCGTTGAAGACTATGGTTGGCTCCAGGGTCCAATGGCAGTTGTACAGGGAGCTCTGTACGTGATGAGCCATGGACTTATCGTCAAGCAGGAAAAAGAAGTTAGCAAGGTGGTGATTTCTGCTTCCGAGTTTCGTAGGAGAATTGGGTTCGCAATGACTGGACTAAGGGATGAAATATACGTGATCGGAGGGGTGATTGGCCCTGATCGCTTTAATTGGGATATCAAACCAATGTCTGACGTTGATATCTTGACAGTTGGGGGCAATAGACCTACATGGCGTCAGGCAGCTTCGATGACAAAGTGCCGAGGAACAATTTTTGGTTGCACGCAGCTAAGAATTTAGGTCCcccacttttttttcttcttttaaagtAGTCTGCTGGTTTTTTTGTGAAAAGTTAACTCCTTATTTTGTCGAGGCATTGCAAATCTTCCTTATTGGAGATGAGAAATGAATGTTTCTTTCTAATGGTACCTTGGTTTTGTAAGCCATAATCTTGTCTGTGTTAAAAGTTAATGATCTGTTTCATGGCTTATTCGGTCTTGAC is a window of Gossypium hirsutum isolate 1008001.06 chromosome D08, Gossypium_hirsutum_v2.1, whole genome shotgun sequence DNA encoding:
- the LOC107914774 gene encoding F-box/kelch-repeat protein SKIP30; this encodes MSGLIEGLPDAVALRCLARVPFYLYPKLELVSRSWRAAIRGSELFKARQEVGSAEELLCVCAYDPENLWQMYDPLRDLWITLPVLPSKVRHLAYFGVVSTGGKLYVLGGGSDDVDPLTGDQDGSFATDEVWSYDPIMRRWAQRASMVLPRAMFACCVSKGKIIVAGGFTSCRKSISQAEMYDPEKDVWIPIPDLHRTHNSACSGLVIGGKVHVLHKGLSTVQVLDHIGSGWTVEDYGWLQGPMAVVQGALYVMSHGLIVKQEKEVSKVVISASEFRRRIGFAMTGLRDEIYVIGGVIGPDRFNWDIKPMSDVDILTVGGNRPTWRQAASMTKCRGTIFGCTQLRI